One Gemmatimonadaceae bacterium DNA segment encodes these proteins:
- a CDS encoding ankyrin repeat domain-containing protein: protein MTEHDAPPDGGKQNALEALRHEGARFLHALRHDDTAGALALLQATPALVRTSIHAAAAVGDTAIVQEFLDADRSLATQRIPGDDIEPLLYAVSQDIKEALGVGTAARLAAVRALLDAGADPNAAAPLPDVSDTIPALYFPCVRGNVAVARLLLERGARPTDGESLYHAAQHDHRACLELLVEFGADVSRGPTPYGNTPLHFLAAHTPDNQVTPSAMRGLRWLLEHGADPNVPSHAGRANQPQAGETPLLRAAAVGHGEEVLRALVEHGARLDVPRDDGATAYQLAVRAGNVEGATYLASVGADTTLRAVDQLLGACAIGDTAAARRDVEEHPGILSTLGPSERDALGLALARGNFDTVRLMVALGWPLTQEGEWGGTPLHWAAWNGQVEMVRLLLAAGASVNVRDTRYGSSPIAWCAHGSRYCERGNDEDYPAIVHLLLDAGATRAESFNRWNESPEGMARPSVVEALRARGFAD, encoded by the coding sequence ATGACCGAACACGACGCGCCGCCCGACGGCGGCAAGCAGAACGCACTCGAAGCGCTGCGCCACGAGGGCGCGCGCTTTCTCCATGCGCTGCGTCATGACGACACGGCTGGAGCGCTGGCGCTGCTCCAGGCGACGCCTGCACTCGTGCGTACCAGCATCCACGCGGCGGCCGCCGTCGGCGATACGGCGATAGTGCAGGAGTTTCTCGACGCCGACCGTTCGCTGGCAACGCAACGCATCCCTGGCGACGACATCGAGCCGCTGCTGTATGCCGTGTCCCAGGACATCAAGGAAGCGTTAGGCGTTGGGACCGCGGCGCGGCTGGCGGCGGTGCGCGCGCTTCTCGATGCCGGAGCCGACCCCAATGCGGCGGCGCCGCTCCCCGATGTGTCAGACACCATTCCCGCGCTCTACTTCCCATGCGTGCGCGGCAACGTGGCGGTGGCGCGCCTGCTGCTCGAGCGCGGCGCCAGGCCCACGGATGGCGAGAGCCTCTACCACGCGGCCCAGCACGATCACCGCGCCTGCCTCGAACTCCTGGTGGAGTTTGGCGCCGACGTGAGTCGCGGCCCCACGCCGTACGGCAACACCCCGCTGCACTTCCTTGCTGCGCACACACCGGACAACCAGGTCACCCCCAGTGCGATGCGCGGGCTGCGCTGGCTCCTCGAGCACGGCGCCGACCCCAACGTGCCGAGCCATGCCGGGAGGGCCAACCAGCCGCAAGCGGGGGAGACGCCGTTGCTGCGCGCGGCGGCTGTCGGGCACGGGGAAGAGGTCCTGCGTGCGCTCGTGGAGCACGGCGCGCGCCTCGACGTGCCGCGCGACGACGGTGCCACCGCGTACCAACTCGCCGTGCGCGCCGGCAATGTTGAAGGCGCGACATACCTCGCCTCGGTTGGTGCCGATACCACGTTGCGCGCGGTGGATCAGTTGTTAGGCGCCTGCGCCATCGGTGACACGGCTGCCGCGCGGCGGGACGTCGAGGAACATCCGGGTATTCTCTCGACACTCGGCCCCAGCGAGCGCGATGCGCTGGGGCTCGCGCTTGCGCGTGGCAACTTCGACACGGTGCGCCTGATGGTCGCACTCGGCTGGCCGCTCACGCAGGAGGGAGAGTGGGGCGGGACGCCGCTCCACTGGGCGGCGTGGAATGGCCAGGTGGAGATGGTACGACTCCTCCTGGCGGCGGGCGCGAGCGTGAACGTGCGCGACACGCGGTACGGCAGCTCGCCCATCGCCTGGTGCGCGCACGGCTCGCGCTACTGCGAACGCGGGAATGACGAGGACTACCCGGCGATCGTGCACCTTCTACTCGACGCCGGGGCGACGCGCGCCGAGTCGTTCAATCGATGGAACGAGTCTCCCGAAGGCATGGCGCGGCCGAGTGTGGTGGAGGCGCTGAGGGCGCGTGGCTTTGCAGATTAG
- a CDS encoding amidohydrolase family protein, which produces MRKTFVQLDRRPRRTSRPVLFLTIASALVATPPADALAQVGGRAAKERARTAPRSQVAGSDTLRLYYVGYPVGHERWTLSAGGDGTRRFTTELDYVDRGRRTHLRTEATLAPDWTPRTLSTTRLTDTTSTVESRVVLAGSRAIVDYRSRHDTVVVQGRPFAITGATPVAQHFPLVRHWLAKGRPAVVKVIPGAPTNDVQVAWRGRDTVQVLARTTILDRYAVNGVVWGQESVWLDGNGLLAAFSTAGGGGLTMEAVRLSLDEALPQLRRSATRDRMRELVALSRTVHPVARGTIALIGATLIDGTGRDAIPHAVVVVSDGRIAAVGAHDQVTIPPNAKRIDLTGRTIMPGLWDMHTHLMQMEWGPVYLAAGVTSARDMGNVVDFIVPFRATVDSGLALGPRMPLAGLVDGGGPNAFGAENATTPEEGRAVVRKYRALGFEQVKLYSLLTPAVVRAIADEAHRLGMTVTGHVPTALTVAAAVDSGMDHIAHLPIRGDASSDSVQRLIAHLRERGTVIDPTASWGELLQHSTAEPLANFQPGIAKLPPVLAQRIAAMGIATVDSATAHARLARTLSIIGALHAAGVPVIAGTDEGVPGFSVYREIELYVAAGFTPMEALRAATAVSAKAMGMEDRLGTLETGKLADLVVLDANPLERIANVRRVSLVMKGGTLWRSADIWRAVGFR; this is translated from the coding sequence ATGCGGAAGACGTTCGTGCAGCTCGATAGGCGGCCGCGCCGCACGTCGCGGCCCGTCTTGTTCCTGACGATTGCCAGTGCGCTCGTGGCGACGCCACCGGCGGACGCGCTCGCGCAAGTCGGCGGGCGGGCGGCGAAGGAGCGCGCGCGCACCGCCCCGAGGTCGCAGGTCGCGGGGAGCGATACGCTCCGCCTCTACTACGTCGGCTACCCGGTCGGTCACGAACGCTGGACGCTCTCGGCGGGGGGCGACGGCACTCGCCGTTTCACGACGGAGCTCGACTACGTCGACCGCGGGCGACGGACGCACCTGCGCACAGAAGCAACGCTTGCTCCCGACTGGACGCCGCGCACGCTCTCGACCACGCGACTGACCGATACCACAAGCACGGTCGAGTCGCGCGTGGTGCTCGCCGGCAGCCGCGCCATCGTCGACTACCGGTCGCGCCACGACACCGTGGTTGTCCAGGGGCGCCCGTTTGCCATCACCGGCGCAACGCCGGTCGCGCAGCACTTCCCGCTCGTCAGGCACTGGCTGGCCAAGGGGAGGCCTGCCGTGGTGAAGGTGATCCCCGGCGCCCCTACCAATGACGTGCAGGTCGCCTGGCGTGGGCGCGACACCGTGCAGGTGCTCGCGCGCACGACCATCCTCGATCGGTACGCCGTGAACGGCGTCGTCTGGGGACAGGAGTCGGTCTGGCTCGATGGCAATGGCCTCCTGGCGGCGTTCAGCACCGCCGGCGGCGGCGGGCTCACGATGGAAGCGGTGCGCCTGTCGCTGGACGAGGCACTGCCGCAGTTGCGCCGCAGCGCCACGCGCGACCGCATGCGCGAGTTGGTCGCGCTCTCGCGCACGGTGCACCCGGTCGCGCGCGGCACGATTGCCCTCATCGGTGCGACGCTCATCGATGGCACCGGTCGCGACGCCATTCCGCACGCCGTCGTCGTGGTCAGCGACGGACGCATTGCGGCGGTTGGGGCGCATGACCAGGTGACGATTCCGCCAAACGCGAAACGCATCGACCTCACCGGGCGCACGATCATGCCCGGCCTGTGGGACATGCACACGCACCTCATGCAGATGGAGTGGGGGCCGGTCTACCTCGCGGCGGGGGTGACGTCGGCGCGCGACATGGGGAACGTCGTCGACTTCATTGTTCCCTTTCGCGCCACCGTCGACTCGGGGCTGGCGCTCGGCCCACGCATGCCGCTTGCCGGGCTCGTGGATGGCGGCGGCCCCAACGCCTTTGGCGCCGAGAACGCGACCACGCCGGAGGAGGGCCGCGCGGTGGTGCGAAAGTACAGGGCGTTAGGCTTCGAACAGGTCAAGCTGTACTCGCTCCTCACACCCGCCGTGGTGCGCGCCATCGCCGATGAGGCGCACCGTCTCGGGATGACCGTCACCGGGCACGTTCCCACGGCGCTCACGGTGGCGGCGGCGGTCGACTCGGGAATGGACCACATCGCCCATCTCCCCATCCGCGGAGACGCGTCGAGTGACAGCGTGCAACGCCTCATCGCCCACCTGCGCGAGCGCGGCACCGTCATCGATCCCACCGCATCGTGGGGCGAGCTGCTGCAGCACTCCACCGCCGAGCCGCTGGCGAACTTCCAGCCGGGGATCGCGAAGCTCCCGCCGGTCCTCGCGCAGCGCATCGCCGCCATGGGAATCGCCACGGTCGACAGCGCGACGGCGCATGCGCGCCTCGCGCGCACGCTGTCCATCATTGGCGCGTTGCACGCGGCGGGGGTGCCAGTCATCGCCGGGACCGACGAAGGGGTGCCGGGCTTCAGCGTGTATCGCGAGATCGAACTCTACGTGGCCGCCGGCTTCACGCCGATGGAGGCGCTGCGGGCGGCGACCGCCGTGAGCGCGAAGGCGATGGGGATGGAGGATCGCCTCGGGACGCTGGAAACCGGGAAACTCGCCGACCTGGTCGTGCTTGACGCCAACCCGCTGGAACGCATCGCCAATGTGCGTCGTGTCTCGCTGGTCATGAAGGGCGGCACGTTGTGGCGCAGCGCCGACATCTGGCGCGCGGTGGGTTTCCGGTGA
- a CDS encoding SRPBCC domain-containing protein yields MPITDVSSNPHDLTLTVVADYPVPVERLWDAYADPRQLERFWGPEQWPATFLQHDMAVGGRSHYYMTGPDGAISRGWFRFLAVEPQRRFEVEDGFSDSAGEPNSAMPTMRMVFNFESTPTGSRFRSVTTFPSIEAMEQLVKMGMMEGMRSAMGQIDAVLADLASFAASRGTEAQLLSDTQVRVSRVIRGNAAQVWRAHQEPALMRRWLLGPDGWTMPVCEVATKVGERYRYEWEKEDGTQRFGFEGELLEIHPPYRAVTTESMIGMPGPATRNELTLTPVQGGTLVSIIITYPSKELRDMILGTGMTKGMETSYARLEREVLAAA; encoded by the coding sequence ATGCCGATCACCGACGTCTCCTCCAACCCGCACGACCTCACCCTCACGGTCGTCGCCGATTACCCCGTCCCGGTCGAGCGCCTCTGGGATGCCTACGCCGACCCGCGCCAGTTGGAGCGCTTCTGGGGGCCGGAGCAGTGGCCCGCCACCTTCCTGCAGCACGACATGGCGGTCGGCGGGCGCTCGCACTACTACATGACCGGACCCGACGGGGCAATCTCGCGCGGCTGGTTCCGATTCCTCGCCGTCGAACCGCAGCGGCGCTTCGAGGTGGAGGACGGCTTCTCGGACAGCGCCGGCGAGCCTAACTCGGCGATGCCGACCATGCGCATGGTCTTCAACTTCGAGTCCACTCCCACCGGCTCGCGCTTCCGCAGCGTCACCACCTTCCCCAGCATCGAGGCCATGGAACAACTGGTGAAGATGGGGATGATGGAAGGGATGCGTTCGGCGATGGGACAGATCGACGCCGTCCTCGCCGACCTCGCCTCGTTTGCCGCCTCGCGTGGCACCGAGGCGCAACTCCTGAGCGACACGCAGGTGCGCGTGAGTCGCGTGATTCGCGGCAACGCTGCCCAGGTCTGGCGCGCCCACCAGGAACCGGCGCTCATGAGGCGCTGGCTCCTGGGCCCCGACGGCTGGACGATGCCCGTGTGTGAAGTCGCCACCAAGGTCGGGGAGCGCTATCGCTACGAATGGGAGAAGGAGGATGGGACGCAGCGCTTCGGCTTCGAGGGCGAGCTGCTGGAGATTCACCCGCCGTATCGCGCCGTCACCACCGAGTCGATGATCGGAATGCCGGGGCCCGCGACGCGCAACGAGCTCACGCTCACTCCAGTACAGGGTGGGACGCTGGTGAGTATCATCATCACCTACCCAAGCAAGGAGCTGCGCGACATGATCCTCGGCACAGGGATGACCAAGGGAATGGAGACGAGCTACGCGCGACTCGAGCGGGAGGTGCTTGCGGCGGCGTGA
- a CDS encoding 6-bladed beta-propeller, which produces MTRVRCAAWVAWMVIATATAQAQVDSTRAWTFTLEQRYGARAGAELAEPTSLAVDAQGRLYVVDARPVAIKVFTPDGKLLRTIGQQGSGPGEYRGAWIAIRGRYLAVHDAGQSRTTVFDTSGRLLRSWSSACCHHNEIQVDSAYRVVVPAPSRGASQGGAIRRILYVRFSIEGEPIDTLAIEAGGDERLWTVSRADLPQKPADGATSIVIPFTPAQLFALHPQGGAVTGWSGEYRIMRVGGGRSGSAYVTRRWTPRRIPDELRRSRVDSAIAQLTPMIGVANARRVVRLEDVPLLEPAFTRLLVDAEGNTWVRRLLGGSDRQTVFEVFGPHGEFVGRATLPAPLPAWGASPLPRGRSMCESSRRTVRRRSFDSASRDADGTRRGWNDRTRRAARRRQAERTRSAAPRGRALSPCAAS; this is translated from the coding sequence ATGACTCGCGTGCGCTGTGCGGCGTGGGTCGCCTGGATGGTCATCGCGACCGCGACGGCGCAAGCCCAGGTGGATTCCACGCGCGCGTGGACGTTCACGCTCGAACAGCGCTACGGAGCGCGCGCGGGGGCGGAGCTGGCGGAGCCCACCAGCCTGGCGGTCGATGCGCAGGGGCGGCTCTACGTGGTCGATGCGCGTCCAGTCGCAATCAAGGTGTTCACCCCCGATGGAAAGCTGCTGCGGACGATTGGACAGCAGGGGAGTGGCCCGGGCGAGTATCGAGGTGCCTGGATCGCGATTCGCGGGCGCTACCTGGCGGTGCACGATGCCGGTCAGTCGCGCACCACGGTGTTCGATACCTCGGGGCGCCTGCTGCGTAGCTGGAGCAGTGCCTGTTGCCATCACAACGAGATCCAGGTCGATTCCGCATACCGTGTCGTTGTGCCGGCGCCGTCGCGAGGCGCGAGTCAAGGTGGCGCGATCCGCCGGATTCTCTATGTGCGATTCTCGATCGAGGGAGAGCCGATCGATACGCTCGCCATCGAGGCGGGGGGTGACGAGCGCCTCTGGACTGTCTCGCGAGCTGACCTTCCGCAGAAGCCGGCTGACGGTGCGACGTCGATCGTGATTCCGTTCACGCCCGCGCAGCTGTTCGCGCTTCACCCGCAGGGCGGAGCTGTTACGGGGTGGTCAGGCGAGTATCGCATCATGCGTGTTGGAGGCGGGCGTTCTGGGAGCGCGTATGTCACGCGACGCTGGACGCCGCGACGCATTCCCGACGAGCTGCGTCGCTCGCGTGTGGATTCGGCCATCGCCCAGCTGACGCCGATGATCGGCGTCGCCAATGCGCGGCGCGTGGTGCGCCTCGAAGATGTGCCGCTGCTGGAGCCCGCGTTCACGCGGCTGTTGGTGGATGCGGAAGGGAATACCTGGGTGCGGCGACTGCTGGGCGGCAGCGACCGGCAGACCGTCTTTGAAGTGTTTGGTCCGCATGGTGAGTTCGTTGGGCGTGCCACGTTGCCGGCACCGCTGCCCGCGTGGGGGGCGTCGCCTTTGCCCCGGGGGCGATCTATGTGCGAGTCGAGTCGCCGGACGGTGCGCCGGAGATCCTTCGATTCCGCGTCACGAGACGCTGACGGAACGCGGAGAGGTTGGAATGACCGAACACGACGCGCCGCCCGACGGCGGCAAGCAGAACGCACTCGAAGCGCTGCGCCACGAGGGCGCGCGCTTTCTCCATGCGCTGCGTCATGA
- a CDS encoding winged helix-turn-helix transcriptional regulator, with product MVVRFPLPDADIDRLFRALADATRRDIVARLLSDRPASVSALAAHYDMSFAAVQKHIAVLEEAGLVTKHPNGRERIVRGNPERLAQARALLSQLEQLWASRFAQLDAILAQPRPSTE from the coding sequence ATGGTTGTACGTTTTCCACTCCCCGATGCCGATATCGATCGGCTCTTTCGCGCCCTGGCCGATGCCACTCGTCGCGACATCGTCGCTCGCCTGCTCTCGGACCGGCCGGCCTCGGTCTCGGCGCTCGCCGCGCATTACGACATGTCGTTCGCCGCGGTGCAGAAGCACATCGCCGTACTCGAGGAGGCGGGACTCGTGACCAAGCATCCGAACGGCCGCGAACGCATCGTCCGCGGGAATCCCGAGCGCCTCGCCCAGGCGCGCGCCCTCCTCTCCCAGCTCGAGCAGCTCTGGGCCTCTCGGTTCGCCCAGCTCGACGCCATCCTCGCCCAACCGCGCCCCTCCACGGAGTAA
- a CDS encoding membrane dipeptidase, which yields MTSRRTFVRDSLSVAAGFALFSPTSRQALTHSQPRGASPGARGLAGADVLTFDLHLHPGAFFGKGSAQYAGDQAVMKTLGDMHTGGMNGGFVSIVSDGPLIQIGATGVTVRGAYGAGEAVAEYQRQLTVLRDLLPRGKARIVTTVGEWERARADGMVGAWLSCEGSEILDGDPGRVDVIHADGVRSIQLVHYVPNAAGDLQTQPAQHGGLSAFGKAVVKRMNDKRMVIDVAHAAHDTVKDVVALAKGPIILSHSILKIDDSRVLNVRAITPEHARLVASTGGVIGAWPSATNASFDEFVDNTRRLADVVGVEHVGLGTDMDGNLRPVLADYTQFPAWTSALRAKGFSADEVAKIAGGNMVRVLRQVVG from the coding sequence ATGACCTCGCGCCGCACGTTCGTTCGCGATTCGCTCTCGGTCGCCGCCGGCTTCGCCCTCTTCTCGCCCACATCTCGTCAGGCGCTGACCCACTCGCAGCCGCGCGGGGCATCGCCAGGCGCACGCGGCTTGGCCGGTGCCGACGTGCTCACGTTCGACTTGCACCTGCACCCCGGCGCCTTCTTCGGGAAGGGGAGCGCGCAGTACGCCGGCGACCAGGCGGTGATGAAGACGCTGGGCGACATGCACACCGGCGGCATGAACGGCGGCTTCGTCTCGATCGTCTCCGACGGCCCGCTCATCCAGATCGGCGCAACGGGGGTGACGGTGCGCGGCGCCTATGGCGCGGGCGAGGCGGTGGCCGAGTACCAGCGGCAGCTGACGGTGCTGCGCGACCTCCTCCCCAGGGGGAAGGCGCGCATCGTGACGACGGTTGGCGAGTGGGAACGGGCGCGCGCCGATGGCATGGTGGGGGCGTGGCTCTCCTGCGAGGGAAGCGAGATCCTGGACGGCGATCCGGGGCGCGTCGACGTGATCCACGCCGATGGCGTACGCTCGATCCAGCTGGTGCACTACGTCCCCAATGCAGCCGGCGACCTGCAGACGCAACCGGCGCAGCACGGCGGGCTCTCGGCGTTTGGCAAGGCGGTCGTGAAGCGAATGAACGACAAGCGCATGGTGATCGACGTGGCGCACGCGGCCCATGACACGGTGAAGGACGTCGTGGCGCTGGCGAAGGGGCCGATCATCCTGTCGCATTCCATCCTCAAGATCGATGACTCCCGCGTGCTGAACGTGCGCGCCATCACGCCGGAGCACGCACGGCTCGTCGCGTCGACCGGTGGGGTGATCGGCGCCTGGCCCAGTGCGACCAACGCCAGCTTCGACGAGTTTGTCGACAACACCAGGCGGCTCGCCGACGTCGTGGGGGTCGAGCATGTGGGGCTCGGGACCGACATGGACGGCAACCTGCGCCCGGTGCTGGCCGACTACACGCAGTTCCCGGCGTGGACATCGGCACTGCGCGCCAAGGGTTTCAGCGCCGACGAAGTGGCGAAGATCGCCGGCGGCAACATGGTGCGGGTGCTGCGACAGGTAGTGGGGTGA
- a CDS encoding serine hydrolase: MTRSLLVVSVALATLTATRTSAQYRLPPDDTVRTILAEQVGPKRTAGVVIGLMEADGKTRILSAGKADNGSLALDGDVVFEIGSITKTFTNAILADMVRKGEVSLDDPVQKFLPATVKVPTRNGKEITLLDLATASSGLPGMPSNFTPKNPGNPYLDYTVDQMYEFLSGYTLTRDIGSRYEYSNLGMGLLGHALALKAGKPYADLVTERVLKPLGMKDTRIELTADMQRRLASGHNAAGNIVPNWDIPTLAGAGALRSTVRDMLKYLAANLDSTSKPLGPTLAMTHTSRRPTTSPAMTMGMGWHILKLAGGSIVWHNGGTGGYRTFTGFDPVKRVGVVVLSNSAISVDDIGFHMIDPTFPLTKPPVQRTEIAVDAALLSRYEGTYELTPKLQLTVTVENGSLMILPTDQPKYRARAYAEKDFFIPEVPAEVSFVLGEDGKATQLVLRQAGGAMVAKRVK, encoded by the coding sequence ATGACCCGCTCGCTCCTCGTCGTCTCGGTTGCCCTGGCTACGCTCACGGCGACGCGCACCTCCGCGCAGTACCGACTCCCCCCCGACGACACGGTGCGGACGATCCTCGCCGAGCAGGTGGGACCAAAGCGCACCGCCGGCGTGGTGATCGGGTTGATGGAGGCCGACGGGAAGACGCGGATCCTGAGCGCCGGGAAGGCGGACAACGGGAGCCTTGCACTCGACGGCGACGTGGTTTTCGAGATCGGGTCGATCACCAAGACGTTCACCAACGCGATCCTTGCCGACATGGTGCGCAAGGGCGAGGTGAGTCTCGACGACCCGGTGCAGAAGTTCCTCCCCGCCACCGTCAAGGTCCCCACGCGCAACGGGAAGGAAATCACGCTCCTCGACTTGGCGACGGCGTCGTCCGGACTTCCCGGTATGCCGAGCAACTTCACGCCGAAGAACCCGGGGAATCCGTATCTCGACTACACGGTCGACCAGATGTACGAGTTCCTCAGCGGCTACACGCTCACGCGCGACATCGGGTCGCGCTACGAGTACTCGAACCTCGGCATGGGGTTGTTAGGTCACGCGCTGGCGCTCAAGGCGGGGAAGCCGTATGCCGATCTCGTCACCGAGCGCGTACTCAAGCCGCTGGGGATGAAGGACACGCGCATCGAGCTGACGGCGGACATGCAGCGCCGCCTCGCTTCGGGCCACAACGCGGCTGGCAACATCGTCCCCAACTGGGACATCCCGACCCTGGCCGGCGCCGGCGCGTTGCGTTCGACGGTGCGCGACATGCTCAAGTATCTCGCCGCCAACCTCGACTCCACCAGCAAGCCACTCGGCCCCACGCTGGCGATGACGCACACCTCGCGTCGCCCCACGACGAGTCCGGCGATGACGATGGGGATGGGGTGGCACATCCTCAAGCTCGCGGGGGGGAGCATCGTCTGGCACAACGGCGGGACCGGCGGCTATCGCACCTTCACCGGCTTCGACCCGGTCAAGCGCGTGGGCGTCGTGGTCCTCTCCAACTCGGCGATCTCGGTCGACGACATCGGCTTCCACATGATCGATCCGACCTTCCCGCTCACCAAACCGCCGGTGCAGCGCACGGAGATCGCGGTCGATGCCGCGCTTCTTTCGCGCTACGAGGGGACGTATGAACTCACGCCCAAGCTGCAGCTGACGGTGACAGTGGAGAACGGCTCGCTGATGATCCTCCCCACCGACCAGCCCAAGTACCGGGCGCGCGCCTATGCGGAGAAGGACTTCTTCATCCCCGAGGTGCCGGCGGAAGTGAGCTTCGTGCTTGGCGAAGATGGGAAGGCGACGCAGCTCGTGCTTCGGCAGGCGGGCGGAGCGATGGTGGCGAAGCGGGTGAAGTAG